The DNA sequence GGCTCGCTGCGGCCGAGCGCCGCGTGGGCGGCACCGCCGAGGGCGCCCACCACGCCGTCGGCGTCGTAGGAGGTGCGCCGGAAGGCCTCGCGCAGCCGCGCGCAGACGTCGTCGGACAGGTCGGGCAGTACGCTTCGCGTGCTCACGGTGGGTAATGCTGCCACGATGGCTCCTGTGACCCTCGAAGACGTCCTCACCCCGCTCGGCGCGGCGCTGCCCGAGCTCGAAGCGCTCTACATCGACCTCCACCGCCACCCCGAGCTCTCCTTCGCCGAGACCCGGACGGCGGCCGAGCTGGCCCGGCGGCTGGAGCGCGACGGCTACGAGGTGCACACCGGCATCGCCGGCACCGGGGTATTGGGCGTGCTGCGCAACGGCGAGGGCCCGACGGTGCAGCTGCGCGCCGACATCGACGCGCTGCCGGTCGAGGAGAAGACCGGGCTGTCGTACGCCAGCACCGCGCGCGGCACCGACGAGCACGGCACCGACGTCCCGGTCATGCACGCTTGCGGGCACGACATGCACGCCACCTGGCTGTCCGGGGCCGCGACGCTGCTCGCGCGCGGCCGTGACGCCTGGTCCGGCACGCTGCTGGTGGTGTTCCAACCGGGGGAGGAGAGCGCGGGCGGCGCGTCGGCGATGGTCCGCGACGGCCTGTTCGACATCGCCGGGAAGCCCGACGTCGTGTTCGGCCAGCACCTGGTGCCCGGCCCGGCGGGCTGGGTGCTCACCCGCCCCGGCGTGATCATGGCCGCGACCGACACGCTGCGGATCACCCTGCACGGCCGCGGCGGCCACGGCTCGCGCCCGGAGACCACCGTCGACCCGGCCGTGCTGGCCGCGTCCGTCGTGCTCAAGCTGCAGACGATCGTCTCGCGCGAGATCGCCGCGACCGACTCGGCCGTCGTCACCGTCGGTTCGCTGCACGTGGGCACGGCGAGCAACGTGATCGCCGACGACGCCGTGCTGGAGGTCAACGTCCGGTCGTTCGACCAGGCGGTCCGCGAGCGCGTGCTGACCGCGGTGGAGCGGATCGTCAACGGCGAAGCGGCCACGGCCGGCGCGCCGAAACCGCCCGAGATCACCCGGTACGGGTCCTACCCGATCACGGAGAACGACGAAGCGGCCAACAACGCGCTCGCCGAGGTCTTCCTCGCCCACTTCGGGCCCGAGGTGACCATGCCGGCCCCGCTGATCACCGGCAGTGAGGACTTCAGCGAGTTCGGCCGCGCCGCCGGCGCGCCGTCGGTGTTCTGGCTGGTCGGCGGGTTCGACCCGGCGACGGTGATCACCGCGATGACCGAGGGCCGGTTCGAGCGCGACATCCCGTCCAACCACTCGCCGCGGTTCGCCCCGGTGCTGCACCCGACCCTGCGCACGGGCATCGAAACGCTCGTCGCCGCGGCGTTGAGCCGCTTGGCCCACCCCGGTGTCGCATGAGCCGCCGGGGTGCGACGATGGACAGCGGAGGTGGTGCAGTGACCATGCCCGCCAACGACTCGGACCCGGTGCTGATCACCGGGGCGGCCCCGTCGTACGAAGAACAGTTCAAAGCGCGCAAGCGCAAGTACGTGATCATGATGGCGTGCCGCATCCCGTGCCTGATCCTCGCCGGGCTGACCTACCACACGTGGTGGCTGGCGCTCGGCTTCCTCGCGATCTCGGTGCCGCTGCCGTGGATCGCGGTACTGATCGCCAACGACAGCCCGCCGCGCAAGACCGAGAAGGTCAACCGCTTCCAGGCCGAGCCGACGGCGATCGAGCACACCACCCACCGCGTCATCGACGGCTGACCAAGCCGCCATTCATCCGACGAAACCCGCGCTCGGGGCCGCCGAAGCCGCATCTTTCCTAGAGAAAGATGCGGCTTCAGGCCGGTTGGGGTCCGACCTTCCCGACGGCCAGCGCGCCCAGCCGCGTTCCGTGGCGCAGGACGTCCACCGTGGACTCGCCGGCCAGCCAGCCGGTGAGCACGCCCGCGTCGAACGCGTCGCCCGCGCCCGTCGAGTCCACGCAGTCGGCCTCGATCGCGGGCACGCTCGTGACGCCGCCGCCGTCGACCCAGCTCGCGCCGTTCAGGCCCGCCGTGACCACCACCGCGCCCACCGCGGCGAGCAGCTCCTTCGCCGACGC is a window from the Amycolatopsis sp. NBC_00355 genome containing:
- a CDS encoding amidohydrolase produces the protein MTLEDVLTPLGAALPELEALYIDLHRHPELSFAETRTAAELARRLERDGYEVHTGIAGTGVLGVLRNGEGPTVQLRADIDALPVEEKTGLSYASTARGTDEHGTDVPVMHACGHDMHATWLSGAATLLARGRDAWSGTLLVVFQPGEESAGGASAMVRDGLFDIAGKPDVVFGQHLVPGPAGWVLTRPGVIMAATDTLRITLHGRGGHGSRPETTVDPAVLAASVVLKLQTIVSREIAATDSAVVTVGSLHVGTASNVIADDAVLEVNVRSFDQAVRERVLTAVERIVNGEAATAGAPKPPEITRYGSYPITENDEAANNALAEVFLAHFGPEVTMPAPLITGSEDFSEFGRAAGAPSVFWLVGGFDPATVITAMTEGRFERDIPSNHSPRFAPVLHPTLRTGIETLVAAALSRLAHPGVA
- a CDS encoding DUF3099 domain-containing protein produces the protein MDSGGGAVTMPANDSDPVLITGAAPSYEEQFKARKRKYVIMMACRIPCLILAGLTYHTWWLALGFLAISVPLPWIAVLIANDSPPRKTEKVNRFQAEPTAIEHTTHRVIDG